From a region of the Streptomyces tirandamycinicus genome:
- a CDS encoding DUF7683 domain-containing protein: MIYRIAQYRRDGDFTDDRWDVTHLGERTLAEVFPITHPDHLGDTYRLTEEQAATLAPLTGLTFDLETCEYYLEPTAD; encoded by the coding sequence GTGATCTACAGGATCGCCCAGTACCGCAGGGACGGAGACTTCACCGATGACCGGTGGGACGTGACCCACCTCGGCGAGCGGACCCTGGCAGAGGTATTCCCCATCACGCACCCCGACCACCTCGGTGACACCTACCGGTTGACGGAGGAGCAGGCCGCCACGCTCGCACCGCTCACCGGACTCACCTTCGACCTCGAAACCTGCGAGTACTACCTGGAGCCGACCGCCGACTGA
- the galU gene encoding UTP--glucose-1-phosphate uridylyltransferase GalU, translated as MSESHPRISKAVIPAAGLGTRFLPATKATPKEMLPVVDKPAIQYVVEEAVGAGLSDVLMVTGRNKRPLEDHFDRNYELEEALSRKGDAGRLAKVQESSDLATMHYVRQGDPKGLGHAVLCAAPHVGEQPFAVLLGDDLIDPRDPLLSRMVDVQAREGGSVVALMEVEPSQVHLYGCAAVQATGEDGVVRVTGLVEKPDPAEAPSNYAIIGRYVLDPAVFEILRKTEPGRGGEIQLTDALQMLAADERIGGPVHGVVFKGRRYDTGDRGDYLRAIVRLACEREDLGPDFRAWLRRYVTEEM; from the coding sequence ATGAGCGAGTCGCACCCCAGGATCAGCAAGGCTGTCATCCCCGCCGCAGGCCTCGGCACCCGGTTCCTGCCGGCCACGAAGGCCACTCCCAAGGAGATGCTGCCCGTCGTCGACAAGCCGGCGATCCAGTACGTGGTCGAGGAGGCCGTCGGCGCCGGCCTCTCGGATGTTCTCATGGTCACCGGACGCAACAAGCGCCCCCTCGAGGACCACTTCGACCGCAACTACGAACTGGAGGAGGCGCTGTCCCGCAAGGGCGACGCCGGGCGCCTCGCCAAGGTCCAGGAGTCCAGCGACCTCGCCACCATGCACTATGTGCGCCAGGGCGACCCCAAGGGCCTCGGTCACGCCGTCCTGTGCGCCGCGCCCCACGTCGGCGAGCAGCCCTTCGCCGTGCTCCTCGGCGACGACCTGATCGACCCCCGCGACCCGCTGCTGTCCCGGATGGTCGACGTCCAGGCGCGCGAGGGCGGCAGCGTCGTCGCCCTGATGGAGGTCGAGCCGTCCCAGGTCCACCTGTACGGCTGCGCCGCCGTGCAGGCCACCGGCGAGGACGGCGTCGTCCGGGTCACCGGCCTGGTCGAGAAGCCCGACCCGGCCGAGGCGCCCAGCAACTACGCGATCATCGGCCGCTACGTCCTGGACCCGGCGGTCTTCGAGATACTCCGCAAGACCGAGCCGGGCCGCGGGGGCGAGATCCAGCTCACCGACGCCCTGCAGATGCTCGCCGCCGACGAGAGGATCGGCGGGCCCGTGCACGGCGTCGTCTTCAAGGGACGCCGTTACGACACCGGCGACCGGGGCGACTATCTGCGTGCCATTGTCAGACTCGCGTGCGAACGTGAAGACCTGGGCCCGGACTTCCGAGCCTGGCTTCGCCGTTACGTCACCGAGGAGATGTAG
- the glpR gene encoding gephyrin-like molybdotransferase receptor GlpR: MSSSGLIYAVIVGAWAAYLVPMWLRRQDELNEARPTERFSTAIRLLSGRAGMERRYAKELRERTTEDDPATDTDPASETESERDWQSSVDVREFAAPPARTEARVAMPPAPARARRERAHQPNGAAASERARRSKVLARRRRTTVLLFLAFTLGAIIAAVGGLGFLWAPAVPAVLLSVYIAYLRTQERRRFVYVMDRRHAEAAAQRLRETRSRRRPAVAGDPDEAAPARPEPEPVPAVSPQEAGRRALVEQTDHAEWVDQQRDPGPGRGDSWDPVPVPLPTYVTAPVAPRATSGIDVTDPETWSSARSSTADPAAPSAPQPPRQRTTPPRRTREHGRTPLFDQYADEDRPRAANE, from the coding sequence GTGAGCAGCAGCGGCCTCATCTACGCAGTCATCGTCGGGGCCTGGGCCGCCTACTTGGTGCCGATGTGGCTCCGCAGGCAGGACGAGCTCAACGAAGCCCGTCCGACCGAACGCTTCAGCACCGCCATCCGGCTGCTGTCCGGACGGGCGGGAATGGAGCGCCGGTACGCCAAGGAGCTGCGCGAACGCACCACCGAGGACGACCCCGCCACCGACACCGACCCGGCATCGGAGACGGAATCCGAGAGAGACTGGCAGAGTTCCGTCGACGTCCGGGAGTTCGCCGCGCCCCCGGCCAGGACCGAGGCGCGGGTGGCCATGCCGCCCGCCCCGGCCCGGGCGCGCAGGGAGCGCGCACACCAGCCGAACGGCGCCGCGGCCTCGGAACGCGCCCGGCGCTCCAAGGTGCTCGCCCGCCGTCGGCGCACCACCGTGCTCCTCTTCCTGGCCTTCACCCTCGGCGCGATCATCGCGGCCGTCGGCGGACTCGGCTTCCTCTGGGCGCCCGCGGTCCCCGCCGTCCTCCTCAGCGTCTACATCGCCTATCTGCGGACCCAGGAGCGGCGCCGCTTCGTGTACGTGATGGATCGGCGCCACGCCGAGGCGGCCGCGCAGCGGCTGCGCGAGACCCGCTCGCGACGCCGCCCGGCCGTCGCCGGGGACCCGGACGAGGCGGCCCCGGCACGGCCCGAGCCCGAGCCGGTACCCGCGGTCTCGCCGCAGGAGGCGGGCCGCCGCGCCCTGGTCGAGCAGACCGACCACGCGGAGTGGGTGGACCAGCAGCGCGACCCGGGTCCCGGGCGCGGCGACAGCTGGGACCCGGTCCCGGTGCCGCTGCCCACCTACGTCACCGCACCGGTCGCCCCGCGCGCCACGAGCGGCATCGACGTCACCGACCCGGAGACCTGGAGCTCGGCCCGCTCCTCCACGGCCGATCCGGCCGCACCCTCCGCCCCGCAGCCTCCGCGCCAGCGCACCACCCCTCCGCGCCGCACCCGCGAACACGGCCGCACGCCGCTCTTCGACCAGTACGCGGACGAGGACCGGCCCCGCGCCGCCAACGAGTAA
- the moaC gene encoding cyclic pyranopterin monophosphate synthase MoaC: MSAQQGLTHIDEAGAARMVDVSEKDVTARTARASGRVLVSPRVVELLRGEGVPKGDALATARIAGIMGAKRTPDLIPLCHPLAVSGVKLDLSVADDAVEILATVRTTDRTGVEMEALTAVSVAALTVVDMVKAVDKAAVITDVRVEEKTGGKSGDWSREEAGR; this comes from the coding sequence ATGAGTGCGCAGCAAGGACTCACACATATCGACGAGGCGGGCGCGGCCCGTATGGTCGACGTCTCGGAGAAGGACGTCACCGCGCGCACCGCACGGGCGAGCGGCCGGGTCCTCGTCTCACCGCGCGTCGTCGAGCTGCTGCGGGGCGAGGGCGTCCCGAAGGGTGACGCCCTCGCCACCGCCCGGATCGCTGGAATCATGGGTGCCAAGCGCACACCGGACCTGATTCCGCTGTGCCACCCGCTGGCGGTCTCCGGGGTGAAGCTGGACCTCTCCGTGGCCGACGACGCCGTCGAGATCCTCGCCACCGTGCGGACGACCGACCGCACGGGAGTCGAGATGGAGGCCCTGACCGCGGTGTCCGTGGCCGCGCTGACGGTCGTCGACATGGTCAAGGCGGTCGACAAGGCCGCCGTGATCACCGACGTCCGGGTCGAGGAGAAGACCGGCGGGAAGTCCGGCGACTGGTCCCGTGAGGAGGCCGGGCGATGA
- a CDS encoding GNAT family N-acetyltransferase, protein MVLADGDVTLRPIKLRDQRAWREVNRRNRDWLRPWEATIPPPAPGGPVAQRPTYRQMVRHLRAEAHAGRMLPFVVEYRGSLVGQLTVAGITWGSMCSGHVGYWVDREVAGRGVMPTAVALAVDHCFQNVGLHRVEVCIRPENGPSRRVVEKLGFREEGLRPRYLHIDGAWRDHLVFALTAEEVPGGLLRRWHHARAARHEK, encoded by the coding sequence GTGGTCCTGGCGGACGGAGATGTCACCCTCCGCCCGATAAAGCTGCGTGACCAGCGGGCATGGCGCGAGGTGAACCGGCGCAACAGGGACTGGCTGCGCCCCTGGGAGGCGACCATCCCGCCGCCGGCCCCCGGCGGCCCGGTCGCGCAGCGCCCCACGTACCGGCAGATGGTGCGCCATCTGCGGGCCGAGGCGCACGCCGGGCGGATGCTGCCGTTCGTGGTCGAGTACCGGGGCAGCCTCGTCGGCCAGCTCACCGTCGCGGGTATCACCTGGGGCTCCATGTGCTCGGGCCACGTCGGCTACTGGGTCGACCGCGAGGTCGCCGGCCGCGGGGTGATGCCCACGGCTGTGGCGCTGGCCGTCGACCACTGCTTCCAGAACGTCGGCCTGCACCGCGTGGAAGTCTGCATTCGCCCGGAGAACGGGCCGAGCCGCAGGGTCGTGGAGAAACTCGGATTCCGCGAGGAGGGACTTCGCCCGCGCTATCTCCACATCGACGGCGCCTGGCGTGACCATCTGGTGTTCGCGCTCACGGCGGAGGAGGTCCCCGGAGGACTTCTGCGCCGCTGGCACCATGCGCGAGCGGCCCGACACGAGAAATGA
- a CDS encoding MogA/MoaB family molybdenum cofactor biosynthesis protein — MTPRAGEVHGHAPGGPPGSGPRAGEPGRPQRRALVVTASNRASAGVYEDRGGPLLAEGLAQLGFQVDGPRVVPDGDPVEAALRDGVAAAYDVILTTGGTGISPTDRTPDATARVLDYEIPGIPEAIRAHGLAKVPTAALSRGLAGVAERTLIVNLPGSSGGVRDGLAVLSRMLPHAVDQLHGGDHPRPAEPAGPSGSAGSSR, encoded by the coding sequence ATGACCCCGCGGGCGGGCGAGGTCCACGGCCACGCCCCCGGCGGCCCGCCGGGCTCCGGTCCGCGGGCCGGAGAGCCGGGGCGCCCGCAGCGCCGGGCGCTCGTCGTGACCGCGTCCAACCGGGCCTCGGCGGGCGTGTACGAGGACCGCGGCGGCCCCCTGCTCGCCGAGGGGCTCGCGCAGCTGGGCTTCCAGGTCGACGGCCCCCGTGTGGTCCCCGACGGGGACCCGGTCGAGGCGGCGCTGCGCGACGGCGTGGCAGCGGCGTACGACGTCATCCTCACCACCGGCGGCACCGGGATCTCGCCCACCGACCGCACCCCGGACGCCACCGCCCGGGTCCTCGACTACGAGATCCCCGGCATTCCCGAGGCGATCCGCGCCCACGGTCTCGCCAAGGTGCCCACCGCGGCGCTGTCCCGGGGCCTCGCCGGGGTCGCCGAGCGCACCCTGATCGTCAATCTCCCCGGCTCCTCGGGCGGCGTGCGCGACGGGCTGGCCGTGCTGTCCCGGATGCTGCCGCACGCCGTGGATCAGCTGCACGGCGGCGACCACCCGCGGCCCGCCGAGCCCGCCGGGCCGTCGGGTTCCGCAGGGAGCTCCCGCTGA
- the glp gene encoding gephyrin-like molybdotransferase Glp, protein MWSVDDHLEDVLGAIHPLDPIDLPLPDAQGCVLVEDVTVAVALPPFDNSSMDGYAVRVADVAGASEAFPSVLTVIGDVAAGGDATRTVGPGQAARIMTGAPLPPGAEAVVPVEWTDGGTGGGAATAMRPAGAAPEGATGEVRVHRPVEPRAHVRERGSDVRAGDLALPEGTVLGPPQIGLLAAIGRGTVRVRPRPRVVVLSTGSELVQPGEELGEGRIYDSNSFALTAAARDAGAIAYRVGAVTDDADELRATIEDQLIRADLLVTTGGVSVGAYDVVKEALSSVGDEDEPGSGVDFRRLAMQPGKPQGFGTIGPDHTPLLALPGNPVSSYVSFELFVRPAIRTLMGLKDVRRPRVRAELRTDEALTSPEGKRQFLRGAYDAEKGTVTPVGGSGSHLVAALAQANALIVVPEGTTTVEPGTETEVVLLG, encoded by the coding sequence CTGTGGTCGGTGGACGACCATCTGGAGGACGTCCTCGGCGCCATCCACCCGCTGGACCCGATCGACCTGCCGCTGCCCGACGCCCAGGGCTGTGTGCTGGTCGAGGACGTCACGGTCGCCGTGGCACTGCCGCCCTTCGACAACAGCTCGATGGACGGCTACGCGGTCCGGGTCGCCGACGTCGCCGGCGCGAGCGAGGCCTTCCCCTCCGTGCTCACCGTCATCGGGGACGTCGCCGCGGGCGGTGACGCGACACGCACCGTCGGCCCCGGGCAGGCCGCCCGGATCATGACCGGCGCCCCGCTGCCGCCCGGCGCCGAGGCCGTCGTGCCCGTCGAGTGGACCGACGGCGGCACGGGCGGCGGAGCCGCCACGGCCATGCGCCCGGCCGGCGCCGCCCCCGAGGGAGCGACCGGCGAGGTGCGGGTGCACCGGCCCGTGGAGCCCCGCGCCCATGTGCGCGAGCGCGGCAGCGACGTCCGGGCGGGCGACCTCGCCCTGCCCGAGGGCACGGTCCTCGGCCCGCCGCAGATCGGCCTGCTCGCCGCGATCGGCCGCGGCACGGTGCGGGTGCGCCCGCGGCCGCGGGTCGTCGTCCTGTCCACCGGAAGCGAACTCGTCCAGCCCGGAGAGGAATTGGGCGAGGGCAGGATCTACGACTCCAACAGCTTCGCGCTCACCGCCGCCGCCCGCGATGCCGGGGCGATCGCCTACCGGGTCGGCGCGGTCACCGACGACGCCGACGAGCTGCGCGCCACCATCGAGGACCAGCTCATCCGCGCCGATCTGCTCGTCACCACCGGCGGAGTCAGCGTCGGCGCCTACGACGTGGTCAAGGAGGCGCTGTCGTCCGTGGGCGACGAGGACGAGCCGGGCAGCGGGGTCGACTTCCGCAGGCTCGCCATGCAGCCGGGCAAGCCCCAGGGCTTCGGCACCATCGGGCCCGACCACACGCCGCTGCTCGCCCTGCCGGGCAATCCCGTCTCCTCCTATGTGTCGTTCGAGCTGTTCGTCCGTCCGGCGATCCGCACCCTGATGGGCCTGAAGGACGTGCGGCGGCCCCGGGTGCGCGCGGAGCTCCGCACGGACGAGGCGCTGACCTCGCCCGAGGGGAAGCGGCAGTTCCTGCGCGGTGCCTACGATGCGGAGAAGGGAACCGTCACCCCCGTAGGCGGCAGCGGGTCGCACCTGGTCGCGGCCCTCGCCCAGGCGAACGCGCTCATCGTCGTCCCCGAGGGCACGACCACCGTCGAGCCGGGCACGGAGACGGAGGTGGTCCTGCTCGGATGA
- a CDS encoding 5-formyltetrahydrofolate cyclo-ligase, whose product MVRRELLDTRRLLSPEDVREASLVLARHALELPELATARTVAAYVSVGREPGTRALLDALRARGVRVLLPVLLDDNDLEWAVYEGPDRLVPARRGLTEPAGRLLGHKAVLEADTVLLPGLAVDERGMRLGRGGGSYDRVLARLEAAGARPALVVLLYANEVVARVPEEPHDHPVHAVVTPEGVRRFAARPTA is encoded by the coding sequence ATGGTTCGACGTGAACTGCTCGACACACGACGCCTGCTGTCCCCTGAAGACGTCCGCGAGGCCTCGCTGGTTCTCGCCCGCCACGCACTGGAGCTCCCGGAGCTGGCCACCGCCCGCACCGTGGCCGCCTATGTCTCCGTGGGGCGCGAACCCGGCACGCGCGCGCTGCTCGACGCGCTGCGCGCGCGGGGCGTGCGGGTGCTCCTGCCGGTGCTGCTGGACGACAACGATCTCGAGTGGGCGGTGTACGAGGGACCGGACCGGCTGGTACCGGCCCGCCGCGGCCTGACGGAGCCGGCCGGGCGGCTGCTGGGCCACAAGGCCGTGCTGGAGGCGGACACGGTCCTGCTGCCGGGACTCGCGGTGGACGAGCGGGGCATGCGGCTCGGCCGGGGCGGCGGCTCGTACGACCGGGTCCTCGCCCGGCTGGAGGCGGCCGGGGCCCGGCCCGCCCTCGTCGTACTGCTGTACGCGAACGAGGTGGTCGCCCGGGTCCCGGAGGAACCGCACGACCACCCCGTACACGCCGTGGTGACCCCGGAGGGCGTCCGCCGCTTCGCGGCCCGGCCTACGGCCTGA
- a CDS encoding Fic family protein has protein sequence MTPEPGRPKDSLADWLRIRTKISWPSWRGTCLTSEAPARDGFRDFFVATRDGRDGEGTARVLTALDLAFADAEQGRPLTFALMAKWQRTVLGHGLAGFRTMPAFAKSGRERYGLAPDTRARFERCLSESAQPGLPLPSLAARIYLDSLFFHPFEDANGRAAVLALAFVLAREGVVLDQVHPLQTTRWADDAEGAADLAVLLGILLTAAARRRSHGRQS, from the coding sequence ATGACCCCGGAGCCCGGCCGGCCGAAGGACAGCCTCGCCGACTGGTTGCGCATCCGGACGAAGATCTCCTGGCCATCCTGGCGAGGCACCTGCCTCACCTCCGAAGCACCAGCCCGCGACGGCTTCCGCGACTTCTTCGTGGCAACGCGAGACGGACGGGACGGCGAGGGCACCGCGCGCGTTCTGACCGCCCTCGACCTGGCCTTCGCCGACGCCGAGCAGGGCAGGCCGCTGACGTTCGCCCTCATGGCGAAGTGGCAGCGGACCGTGCTGGGCCACGGCCTTGCCGGTTTCCGCACGATGCCGGCTTTCGCGAAGAGCGGACGGGAGCGCTACGGCCTCGCACCCGACACGCGGGCGCGATTCGAGCGCTGCCTGTCCGAGAGCGCTCAACCGGGTCTGCCCCTCCCCTCACTCGCCGCCCGGATCTACCTCGACTCCCTGTTCTTCCATCCGTTCGAGGACGCCAACGGCCGCGCGGCCGTCCTGGCGCTGGCGTTCGTCCTGGCACGGGAAGGCGTCGTCCTCGACCAGGTTCACCCGCTTCAGACCACCCGCTGGGCCGACGACGCCGAAGGAGCGGCCGACCTGGCAGTGCTGCTCGGAATCCTGCTCACCGCTGCGGCGCGGCGCCGGTCCCACGGGAGGCAGTCGTGA
- a CDS encoding penicillin acylase family protein: protein MPSNTTASSAEKPARRRGRRARLIVLALALALVAGVGCGAYWGVDTVRASFPQTTGTIRVDGLSAPVDVKRDANGIPQLYASTDEDLFRAQGFVHAQDRFWEMDVRRHVTAGRLSEMFGAGQVETDAFLRTLGWHRVAQQEFDEKLSPETKKYLRAYADGVNAYLADRDGADLSLEYAALGLIGDYRPEEWTPVDSVAWLKAMAWDLRGNMQDEIDRSLMTSRLTEQQIEQLYPAYPYDLHQPVVTAGAVDDGTGKWDPEAEPSSGSSGSSDPSGSSGSGASSQDGGTAGSGADAGAGSGSGAGQGAQTQLSGLSDVLDGIPALLGPNGNGIGSNSWVVSGRYTTTGKPLLANDPHLAPQLPSLWAQMGLHCRAVSDKCSFDVAGYTFSGMPGVVIGHNQDIAWGFTNLGADVTDLYLEKVSQTGWTSGSRIKPFKVREETIRIAGGGSKKITVRETDHGPLISDRSSELERVGERAPVTTPAPDRGNGFGVALRWTALDPGNSMDAVFKLNRAKDFEGFRAAAKDFEVPSQNLIYADAKGNIGYQAPGKIPVRPEGFDGSMPTPGWNPTSGWKGYIPFDELPYEYNPKRGYIVTANQAVVDAEKYPYLITKDYGYGSRSQRIHDLIELKIKDGGKISTDDMRTMQTDNQSEIAKLLTPHLLKIDVSDPYVREAQKLLEGWDYTQEPDSGAAAYFNAVWRHVLRLAFGNKLPKELRVRGECLNVRPADSTGPVDDLNSLVRECGQRDSDSAQPDGGDRWYEVVRGLIDVEDSEWWQAPRTRKDAATTTRDELFARAMKDARWELTAKLGKDVGSWSWGRLHQLTLKNQTLGTSGPGVLRWMLNRGPWSLGGGEAAVNATGWNAAGGYDVVWVPSMRMVVNVGDWDKSRWINLTGASGHAYSKHYTDQTDKWAKGELLDWAYTDKAVEAATEDTLALRP, encoded by the coding sequence ATGCCCTCCAACACAACCGCCTCCTCCGCCGAGAAGCCAGCCAGGAGGAGGGGCCGCCGCGCCCGTCTGATCGTGCTCGCCCTGGCCCTGGCGCTGGTCGCGGGTGTCGGCTGCGGTGCTTACTGGGGCGTCGACACCGTGCGTGCGTCCTTCCCGCAGACCACCGGGACGATCAGGGTGGACGGCCTGTCGGCGCCGGTGGACGTCAAGCGCGACGCGAACGGGATTCCGCAGCTCTACGCGAGCACCGACGAGGACCTGTTCCGTGCCCAGGGCTTCGTGCACGCGCAGGACCGCTTCTGGGAGATGGACGTGCGCCGCCACGTCACCGCGGGCCGGCTGTCCGAGATGTTCGGCGCGGGGCAGGTCGAGACGGACGCCTTCCTGCGCACCCTCGGCTGGCACCGGGTGGCTCAGCAGGAGTTCGACGAGAAGCTGTCGCCCGAGACCAAGAAGTACCTCCGGGCCTACGCCGACGGGGTCAACGCCTACCTGGCGGACCGCGACGGCGCCGACCTCTCGCTCGAGTACGCGGCCCTGGGGCTCATCGGCGACTACCGGCCGGAGGAGTGGACGCCGGTCGACTCGGTCGCCTGGCTGAAGGCGATGGCCTGGGACCTGCGCGGCAACATGCAGGACGAGATCGACCGCTCGCTGATGACCAGCCGGCTGACCGAGCAGCAGATCGAGCAGCTGTACCCGGCGTACCCGTACGACCTGCACCAGCCGGTCGTCACGGCCGGTGCCGTGGACGACGGTACCGGGAAGTGGGACCCGGAGGCGGAACCCTCCTCGGGCTCTTCGGGCTCCTCGGACCCGTCGGGCTCCTCGGGCTCCGGTGCGTCGTCCCAGGACGGCGGGACCGCCGGCAGCGGCGCGGACGCCGGCGCGGGCAGCGGTTCGGGCGCCGGTCAGGGTGCGCAGACGCAGCTCTCCGGCCTCTCCGACGTGCTCGACGGGATCCCGGCCCTGCTCGGCCCGAACGGCAACGGCATCGGATCCAACTCGTGGGTCGTCTCCGGCAGGTACACGACGACCGGCAAGCCCCTGCTGGCGAACGACCCGCACCTCGCGCCGCAGCTGCCGTCGCTGTGGGCCCAGATGGGCCTGCACTGCCGCGCCGTCTCGGACAAGTGCTCCTTCGACGTCGCCGGGTACACCTTCTCCGGCATGCCGGGCGTGGTCATCGGCCACAACCAGGACATCGCCTGGGGCTTCACCAACCTCGGGGCGGACGTCACCGACCTCTACCTGGAGAAGGTCTCCCAGACGGGCTGGACGTCCGGCAGCCGGATCAAGCCGTTCAAGGTCCGCGAGGAGACCATCAGGATCGCCGGCGGCGGCAGCAAGAAGATCACCGTCCGGGAGACCGACCACGGCCCGCTGATCTCCGACCGCAGCTCCGAGCTGGAGCGCGTCGGCGAGCGGGCGCCGGTGACGACCCCGGCCCCCGACCGCGGCAACGGCTTCGGTGTGGCGCTGCGCTGGACCGCGCTGGATCCTGGCAACTCCATGGACGCGGTGTTCAAGCTCAACCGGGCGAAGGACTTCGAGGGCTTCCGCGCCGCGGCGAAGGACTTCGAGGTCCCCTCGCAGAACCTGATCTACGCGGACGCCAAGGGCAACATCGGCTACCAGGCGCCCGGGAAGATCCCGGTCCGCCCCGAGGGCTTCGACGGTTCGATGCCCACCCCGGGCTGGAACCCGACCTCCGGCTGGAAGGGGTACATCCCCTTCGACGAGCTGCCGTACGAGTACAACCCCAAGCGCGGCTACATCGTCACCGCCAACCAGGCCGTCGTGGACGCCGAGAAGTACCCGTACCTGATCACCAAGGACTACGGGTACGGCTCCCGCAGCCAGCGGATACACGACCTGATCGAGTTGAAGATCAAGGACGGCGGGAAGATCTCGACCGACGACATGCGCACCATGCAGACGGACAACCAGAGCGAGATCGCCAAGCTGCTGACACCGCATCTGCTGAAGATCGACGTGTCCGACCCGTATGTGCGGGAGGCGCAGAAGCTGCTGGAGGGCTGGGACTACACCCAGGAGCCGGACTCCGGGGCCGCCGCCTACTTCAACGCCGTCTGGCGCCATGTGCTCAGGCTGGCCTTCGGCAACAAGCTGCCCAAGGAGCTGCGGGTCCGGGGCGAGTGCCTCAACGTCCGCCCGGCCGACAGCACCGGGCCGGTCGACGACCTGAACTCGCTGGTCCGCGAGTGCGGTCAGCGCGACTCGGACTCGGCCCAGCCGGACGGCGGCGACCGCTGGTACGAGGTGGTCCGCGGGCTGATCGACGTCGAGGACAGCGAGTGGTGGCAGGCGCCGAGGACCCGTAAGGACGCGGCCACGACCACCCGTGACGAGTTGTTCGCCCGGGCCATGAAGGATGCCCGCTGGGAGCTGACGGCGAAGCTCGGCAAGGACGTCGGCAGCTGGAGCTGGGGCAGGCTGCACCAGCTGACGCTGAAGAACCAGACGCTCGGCACGTCCGGCCCCGGCGTACTGCGCTGGATGCTCAACCGCGGCCCGTGGAGCCTCGGCGGCGGCGAGGCGGCGGTCAACGCGACCGGCTGGAACGCGGCCGGCGGCTACGACGTGGTCTGGGTCCCGTCGATGCGGATGGTCGTCAACGTGGGCGACTGGGACAAGTCCCGCTGGATCAACCTGACGGGCGCCTCCGGCCACGCCTACAGCAAGCACTACACCGACCAGACCGACAAGTGGGCCAAGGGCGAGCTGCTCGACTGGGCCTACACCGACAAGGCGGTCGAGGCGGCGACGGAGGACACGCTGGCGCTCAGGCCGTAG